The Flaviramulus sp. BrNp1-15 genome includes the window CCTGTAACCAATAAAACGATATAATATCTACAATTAAAATAGCTAAGCATAAGAGCAAAATGGTGAATATTGAATAGCTCTTCATTATATTAAAATTATTATTTACTTTTTTTAAGCCTCCTTTTATCTTTTAAAGCCCAATAAATTCCCTTTACATCTGATGCCCAATTTTTATACATAAAAATGAGAGTAATCTCTTCGGCAGTTTCAACAATTCCTATAATAATCATAATATAAAATAGGGTGTAGTCTGGACTAAAAAATAGTGACCATAAAATGAACAAACTTTGTAGTATTGCCGAAAGTTTAGCAAGATAAGTATGAAAAGCTGTTGCTTTTCCATACTTAAAGTATGCTATTAGCATTTGAAGAATGTAGGGGACAAATGCTATAAGTATTAAAACAAGATTGGTTTTAATAAAATCGGTTTCAAAATAAAATAATCCAATTAACCCAATTATAAGTGTTATTTGATCTCCAAAAGAATCGAGTTGAGAGCCCCTAGGACTCGTTATTTTTAATTTTCTGGCTAAAAAACCATCAATTGCATCTGTTGAATAACTTACTAATAAAAACCAAGTGAAAGCTAAGCGTAAATCCAACCAGATTAAAACTAATAAAATAGGAGCAGCAAATATTCTATAAAATGAAAACCAATCGGCTATATTGAAGTTTTTAAATGTGAGCATATGCCTTCAGTTTTTATAAAAATAGAAAATATGAGTTGCATCACAAATGAGAATTATCAGCTTTCTTCAATTGTATTAATTAAAGCTTAATTCATTTTTAAAACGAAGTAATCTTAAAGCATTAATTACAACAACTATTGTCGAACCTTCATGAAAAGCAACTGCTAAACCAATATTAGTAAGCCCTAAAATGGTAACAGGAACTAATAAAACAACAACTCCTAAACTTATCCAGATATTTTGTTTTATAATTCGTTTGGATTGCCTGCTTAATCCTATTACGAAAGGTAAGTTTTCAATTTTATCAGACATTAAAGCAACATCAGCTGTTTCTAATGCAACATCACTTCCAGCTGCTCCCATAGCCACACTTACGGTACTTAAAGCCATTGCTGGAGCATCGTTTACACCATCACCAACCATAGCTATTTTTCCATCACGTTGTAATAGTGACTTAATAGCTTCTACTTTATCTTCAGGTAATAAATTACCTTTAGCTTCGGTTAAACCAATTTGTTTTGCTATAGCATTACCAACATTTTGATGATCGCCAGTAAGCATAATCATATGTTTTATACCAATTTCTTTTAGTCGTTTAAGTGTGCTTTTTGCTGTTTTTCTTGGCGTGTCCATTACGCTTATCAATCCTATAATTTGTTTTTTTAAAGCTACAATCATTACAGTGTGACCATTTTCTAAAAGATGCTCCATTTTAGAAATTACAAATTCATCTACATTAATGTTTGCACTTTCCATCAATTTTACATTTCCTATAAAAGCTTCTTTTTGATTATAAGTAGCTCGTATTCCTTTTCCTTGAATAGCATTAACATTTGAGGCTTTATTTTCAACTTCAATTTTATATTGACTTTTTATATCCTTAGCTATTGCCTTTGCCAATGGATGATTACTTAAACTTTCTACTTCAAGTACCAATTGTACAAATTCTATTTCATCAAAATGGTTTAGAGGAATTACGTTTGTTAGTTTTGGTTTTCCTTCAGTTAATGTTCCTGTTTTATCAAATGCTATAGTTGTTATTTCGCCTAAATCCTCTAATGCTTTTCCGCCTTTTATAAGTACTCCTTTTTGGGCAGCTCTTGCAACACCACTTAAAACAGCGCTTGGTGTTGAAATTGCTAATGCACACGGACTTGCTGCTACTAAAACTGTAATGGCTCTGTATAGACTATCATTAAAATTTTCATCAATTATTAAATAAGCAAAACACAATAAAAACACTACAATTATAACTACTGGAACATACCATTTTTCAAATTTTTTGGTGAGTCTTTGTGTAGGTGATTTTTGTGTTTCAACTTCGCTAACCATTTTAATTAATCTAGAAACTGTGGAGTCTTCACTTAACTTAAGCACTAAAACATCGATGCTGTTATCTCCATTTATTGTTCCTGTATAAACAACGTGATGTTTGTCAATTTCGTTAAATTCGGGTAAGTTATCAATAGTTGTGATTGATGTTTTGTCTACCGGAATACTTTCTCCAGTGATTGGAGCTTGGTTTATACTACTATTTCCTTTTATGATAACACCATCTGCAGCAATTTTTGAATTTGGTTTTACAACAATAACATCATTTATACGGAGGTCTTTTATTGAAATTTCTTCAAGTTTCCCCCTTTTCTTTATCAAAGCTGTTTTTGGAGATAATTTACCTAATGCTTCAATAGATTTTTTAGCTTTATTCATTGCGTAATGCTCTAAAG containing:
- a CDS encoding CDP-alcohol phosphatidyltransferase family protein; protein product: MLTFKNFNIADWFSFYRIFAAPILLVLIWLDLRLAFTWFLLVSYSTDAIDGFLARKLKITSPRGSQLDSFGDQITLIIGLIGLFYFETDFIKTNLVLILIAFVPYILQMLIAYFKYGKATAFHTYLAKLSAILQSLFILWSLFFSPDYTLFYIMIIIGIVETAEEITLIFMYKNWASDVKGIYWALKDKRRLKKSK
- a CDS encoding heavy metal translocating P-type ATPase, which codes for MKDKIEEEHNHSQIFGKKTELYFAVLCGVFLLIGFLIEKLGIFPTSVSLSSYIISYFFGGYFITIEAYKKIIKGGFDIDFLMIAAAAGAAYINSWAEGALLLFLFSLGHALEHYAMNKAKKSIEALGKLSPKTALIKKRGKLEEISIKDLRINDVIVVKPNSKIAADGVIIKGNSSINQAPITGESIPVDKTSITTIDNLPEFNEIDKHHVVYTGTINGDNSIDVLVLKLSEDSTVSRLIKMVSEVETQKSPTQRLTKKFEKWYVPVVIIVVFLLCFAYLIIDENFNDSLYRAITVLVAASPCALAISTPSAVLSGVARAAQKGVLIKGGKALEDLGEITTIAFDKTGTLTEGKPKLTNVIPLNHFDEIEFVQLVLEVESLSNHPLAKAIAKDIKSQYKIEVENKASNVNAIQGKGIRATYNQKEAFIGNVKLMESANINVDEFVISKMEHLLENGHTVMIVALKKQIIGLISVMDTPRKTAKSTLKRLKEIGIKHMIMLTGDHQNVGNAIAKQIGLTEAKGNLLPEDKVEAIKSLLQRDGKIAMVGDGVNDAPAMALSTVSVAMGAAGSDVALETADVALMSDKIENLPFVIGLSRQSKRIIKQNIWISLGVVVLLVPVTILGLTNIGLAVAFHEGSTIVVVINALRLLRFKNELSFN